One Fusobacterium simiae DNA segment encodes these proteins:
- a CDS encoding helix-turn-helix transcriptional regulator, which produces MKNELLNQYKILVNFLGKTLGPSFEIVLHEIKGEEIKMIAIANGEISNRTLEDSISSETLNILKNKSYHNEEGMVNHTVLLKNGKKVRSSSMFIKENQKIIGMLCINFDDSKFHEINCQILRIIHPDMFVKNYLSDVSYNVLLDENKNQNDEENSSDNIETLMEKIFYEVNLKFNYPLERLTKKERETIVEALYEKGLFNLKDAINFVAKKLFCSPTTIYRYVGKIEKK; this is translated from the coding sequence ATGAAAAATGAATTGTTAAATCAATATAAAATATTAGTAAATTTTTTAGGAAAGACATTAGGTCCTTCCTTTGAAATTGTTTTACATGAAATAAAGGGAGAAGAAATTAAAATGATAGCTATAGCTAATGGTGAGATTAGTAATAGAACATTAGAAGATTCAATTTCAAGTGAAACTTTAAATATTTTAAAAAATAAGTCTTATCATAATGAGGAAGGTATGGTAAATCATACAGTATTATTAAAAAATGGGAAAAAAGTTCGTTCTTCTAGTATGTTTATTAAAGAAAATCAAAAAATTATTGGAATGTTATGTATCAACTTTGATGATAGTAAATTTCATGAAATAAATTGTCAAATATTGAGAATAATTCATCCAGATATGTTTGTAAAAAACTATTTATCAGATGTTTCATATAATGTTTTGTTAGATGAAAATAAAAATCAAAATGATGAAGAAAATTCAAGTGATAATATAGAAACTTTAATGGAAAAAATATTCTATGAGGTTAATTTAAAATTTAATTATCCTTTGGAAAGATTGACTAAAAAAGAAAGAGAAACTATTGTAGAGGCTCTTTATGAAAAAGGACTTTTTAATTTAAAAGATGCAATTAATTTTGTAGCAAAAAAATTATTTTGTTCTCCTACAACTATATATAGATATGTGGGAAAGATAGAAAAAAAATAG
- a CDS encoding tryptophanase, whose amino-acid sequence MKEYLLNVPVPRSFSYVKRNIPEVTVEQRERALKATHYNEFAFPAGMLTVDMLSDSGTTAMTDQQWSAMFLGDEAYGRNKGYYVLLDAMRDCFERGDNQKKIINLVRTDCQDIEKMMNEMYLCEYEGGLFNGGAAQLERPNAFLMPQGRAAESILFEIVRKILAAREPGKVFTIPSNGHFDTTEGNIKQMGSVPRNLYNRELLYEIPKGGRYDKNPFKGDMDINKLQKLIDAVGVENIPMIYTTVTNNTICGQAVSMKSIRETAKIAHKYEIPFMLDAARWAENCYFIKMNEEGYRNKSIAEIAKEMFSYCDGFTASLKKDGHANMGGILAFRDKGYFWKKFSDFNEDGTVKTDVGILLKVKQISSYGNDSYGSMSGRDIMALAAGLYECCNFNYLQERVEQCNYLAEGFYKAGVKGVVLPAGGHGVYINMDEFFDGKRGHESFAGEGFSLELIRRYGIRVSELGDYSMEYDLKTPEQKAEVVNVVRFAINRSVYSQEHLDYVIAAVKALYEDRENIPNMRIVSGHNLPMRHFHAFLEPYPNEEK is encoded by the coding sequence ATGAAAGAATATTTACTTAATGTTCCAGTACCACGCTCTTTTTCTTATGTTAAACGTAACATCCCTGAAGTGACAGTTGAACAAAGGGAACGTGCTTTAAAAGCAACTCACTACAATGAATTTGCTTTCCCTGCTGGTATGCTAACAGTTGATATGTTATCAGATTCAGGAACTACTGCTATGACAGACCAACAATGGTCTGCTATGTTTTTAGGTGATGAAGCCTATGGAAGAAACAAAGGATATTATGTATTACTAGATGCAATGAGAGATTGTTTTGAAAGAGGAGATAATCAAAAAAAGATTATTAACTTAGTCCGTACTGACTGCCAAGACATAGAAAAAATGATGAATGAAATGTATCTATGTGAATATGAAGGTGGACTTTTTAATGGGGGAGCTGCTCAACTTGAAAGACCTAATGCTTTCTTAATGCCACAAGGTCGTGCAGCAGAATCCATCCTATTTGAAATAGTTCGTAAGATACTTGCTGCCCGTGAACCAGGAAAAGTATTTACTATCCCATCTAATGGTCACTTTGATACAACAGAAGGAAATATAAAACAAATGGGATCTGTTCCTCGTAATTTATATAATAGAGAATTATTATATGAAATTCCAAAAGGTGGTCGTTATGACAAAAATCCTTTTAAAGGAGATATGGATATCAACAAACTTCAAAAACTTATCGATGCTGTTGGAGTAGAAAATATCCCTATGATTTACACAACAGTAACTAACAACACTATTTGTGGACAAGCAGTATCTATGAAAAGTATTCGTGAAACTGCTAAAATTGCTCATAAATATGAAATCCCATTTATGTTGGATGCTGCAAGATGGGCAGAAAATTGCTATTTCATAAAAATGAATGAAGAAGGATATAGAAATAAATCTATTGCAGAAATTGCAAAAGAAATGTTCTCATATTGTGATGGATTTACAGCTTCTCTAAAAAAAGATGGACATGCTAATATGGGAGGAATTTTAGCTTTCCGTGATAAAGGATATTTCTGGAAAAAATTCTCTGATTTCAATGAAGATGGAACAGTTAAAACAGATGTAGGTATCTTATTAAAAGTTAAACAAATATCTTCTTATGGTAATGACTCTTATGGAAGTATGTCAGGTCGTGATATTATGGCACTTGCTGCTGGACTTTATGAATGTTGCAACTTCAACTATTTACAAGAAAGAGTTGAACAATGTAATTATCTAGCAGAAGGATTCTATAAAGCAGGAGTTAAAGGTGTTGTTCTACCAGCAGGAGGACATGGGGTTTATATCAATATGGATGAATTCTTTGATGGAAAAAGAGGACATGAAAGTTTTGCTGGAGAAGGATTTAGTCTAGAACTTATTAGACGTTATGGAATTCGTGTTTCTGAATTAGGTGATTATTCTATGGAATATGATTTAAAAACTCCTGAACAAAAGGCAGAAGTTGTAAATGTTGTAAGATTTGCAATAAATAGAAGTGTTTATTCTCAAGAACACCTTGACTATGTTATTGCAGCTGTAAAAGCTCTTTATGAAGATAGAGAAAATATCCCTAACATGAGAATCGTTTCTGGTCATAATTTACCTATGAGACATTTCCATGCTTTCTTGGAACCTTATCCAAATGAAGAAAAATAA
- a CDS encoding sodium-dependent transporter, giving the protein MSAIEKRDGFTTKWGFILACIGSAVGMGNIWRFPVLVSELGGMTFLIPYFIFVILIGSTGVIEEFALGRAAGAGPVGAFGMCTEMRGNRNIGEKIGIIPILGSLSLAIGYSCVMGWVFKYAWMSINGSMYAMQSNMEVIGSTFGQTASAWGANFWIIIALIASFIIMSMGVSGGIEKANKIMMPILFILFVLLGIYIVFQPGSSNGYKYIFTVNFEGLLNPKIWIFAFGQAFFSLSVAGHGSVIYGSYLSKTEDIPNSARNVALFDTLAALLAAFVIIPAMAVGGAELSSGGPGLMFIYLINIMNNMAGGRIIEVIFYLCVLFAGVSSIINLYEAPVAFLQEKFKANRITATAIIHIIGCIVAICIQGIVSQWMDVVSIYICPLGALLAAVMFFWVAGKEFAEEAVNMGANKKIGNWFYPAGKYLYCLLALVALIAGALLGGIG; this is encoded by the coding sequence ATGAGTGCTATTGAAAAGCGTGATGGTTTTACTACAAAATGGGGCTTCATCTTAGCTTGTATTGGTTCTGCTGTTGGGATGGGTAATATATGGAGATTTCCTGTTCTAGTTTCTGAACTGGGTGGAATGACTTTCTTAATTCCTTATTTTATTTTTGTAATTCTTATTGGTTCAACTGGGGTTATAGAAGAATTTGCCTTAGGCCGTGCAGCTGGTGCTGGTCCTGTTGGAGCATTTGGAATGTGTACTGAAATGAGAGGAAATAGAAATATAGGAGAAAAAATAGGAATAATCCCTATCTTAGGCTCTTTATCTCTTGCAATAGGATATTCTTGTGTAATGGGCTGGGTTTTTAAATATGCTTGGATGTCAATTAATGGCTCTATGTATGCTATGCAATCAAATATGGAAGTAATAGGTTCTACCTTTGGGCAAACTGCTTCTGCATGGGGAGCTAATTTTTGGATTATAATTGCATTAATAGCAAGTTTTATTATTATGTCAATGGGAGTTTCTGGTGGTATAGAAAAAGCAAATAAAATTATGATGCCTATATTATTTATTTTATTTGTTTTACTAGGAATATATATAGTATTTCAACCTGGCTCTTCTAATGGTTATAAATATATTTTTACTGTAAATTTTGAAGGACTTTTGAATCCAAAAATTTGGATTTTTGCTTTTGGACAAGCGTTCTTTTCTCTTTCAGTTGCAGGACATGGTTCTGTTATCTATGGTTCATATTTAAGTAAAACTGAAGATATCCCTAACTCTGCTAGAAATGTTGCCTTATTTGACACTTTGGCTGCTCTACTTGCTGCTTTTGTAATTATTCCAGCAATGGCTGTTGGAGGAGCTGAATTATCTTCTGGTGGACCTGGACTTATGTTTATTTATTTAATAAATATTATGAATAATATGGCTGGTGGAAGAATTATAGAAGTTATTTTCTATCTATGTGTACTTTTTGCAGGAGTAAGTTCAATCATTAATCTATATGAAGCTCCAGTTGCTTTTCTACAAGAAAAATTTAAAGCTAATCGTATTACAGCTACTGCAATTATTCATATTATAGGTTGTATAGTTGCTATCTGTATACAAGGTATAGTTTCTCAATGGATGGATGTTGTTTCTATATATATTTGTCCACTAGGAGCCTTACTTGCTGCTGTTATGTTTTTCTGGGTTGCAGGAAAAGAATTTGCAGAAGAAGCTGTTAACATGGGAGCAAACAAAAAAATTGGTAATTGGTTTTATCCAGCTGGAAAATACCTATATTGTCTTTTAGCTCTTGTTGCATTAATTGCTGGTGCTCTTCTTGGAGGAATTGGATAA